A single region of the Herpetosiphon gulosus genome encodes:
- a CDS encoding hybrid sensor histidine kinase/response regulator, whose product MLITGIAFLVIWFLVRSLENALRQSLHLQANLQDLVDERTAQLATSVQEAKSAQRIAEQANLRKSQFLATMSHELRTPLNAIINMTEFIDWFGPLNSQQKSYQDQVRGAGEHLLHLINDILDLSKIEAGRVELQFGQVDCGDIAQEVLETVRPLAESKGLQVSYHHADGTGLAWADSKAIKQIVLNLLSNAIKFTETGQIRVALEFSATTVNISVHDTGIGIALEQQQFIWESFRQIQSADDREYEGTGLGMSITKQLVDLHGGDITVESELGQGTQFQVCLPTKTAWEQRHKSYVKSTSDHTILVVDDNPNTVAEFGQQLDATTWSIVSCLDSREALAIYQQQHPAIVVLDATLAFVSAHSLIAAILAINPDQALLIVTPTNDYNVGLEAWPSITRPWPQALDAVLHQTLTLTQQQQQLASLP is encoded by the coding sequence ATGTTAATTACGGGAATCGCTTTTTTAGTAATTTGGTTTTTAGTACGATCTTTAGAAAATGCCCTGCGCCAATCATTGCATCTCCAAGCCAATTTGCAAGATTTGGTTGATGAGCGCACGGCTCAATTAGCTACTAGCGTCCAAGAGGCCAAATCGGCTCAGCGCATTGCCGAACAAGCCAACCTGCGCAAATCGCAATTTTTGGCTACCATGAGCCACGAATTACGCACCCCACTCAACGCAATCATCAACATGACCGAGTTTATCGATTGGTTTGGACCACTCAACAGTCAACAAAAAAGCTATCAGGATCAGGTTCGTGGTGCTGGCGAACATCTCTTGCACCTCATCAACGACATTTTAGACCTTTCCAAAATCGAGGCTGGCCGCGTCGAATTGCAATTCGGCCAAGTTGATTGTGGCGATATCGCCCAAGAAGTTTTGGAAACGGTACGACCGTTGGCTGAATCCAAGGGCTTACAGGTTAGCTATCACCACGCTGACGGCACTGGCTTAGCCTGGGCTGATAGTAAAGCAATTAAACAAATCGTCTTAAATCTGCTCTCAAACGCAATCAAATTTACTGAAACTGGCCAGATTCGGGTGGCGCTTGAGTTTTCAGCCACGACCGTCAACATCAGCGTGCACGATACAGGAATTGGCATTGCCCTTGAACAACAGCAATTTATCTGGGAATCGTTTCGCCAAATTCAAAGTGCTGACGACCGCGAATATGAAGGCACTGGTTTAGGAATGAGTATCACCAAACAACTCGTCGATTTGCATGGCGGCGACATTACCGTCGAGAGCGAGCTTGGCCAAGGAACCCAATTTCAGGTGTGTCTGCCCACCAAGACGGCATGGGAGCAACGTCACAAAAGTTATGTCAAATCAACAAGCGATCACACAATCTTGGTAGTTGATGATAATCCCAACACGGTTGCCGAATTTGGCCAGCAACTAGACGCAACCACTTGGAGCATCGTGAGTTGTTTAGATAGTCGCGAAGCGTTGGCGATCTATCAACAACAACACCCAGCGATCGTTGTGTTGGATGCAACCTTAGCCTTTGTCAGCGCTCACAGCTTGATCGCAGCAATCTTAGCCATCAACCCCGATCAAGCGCTATTAATCGTGACACCAACCAATGATTATAACGTGGGCTTGGAAGCATGGCCGAGTATTACCCGCCCATGGCCCCAAGCCTTGGATGCAGTACTGCACCAAACCCTTACACTGACCCAACAGCAGCAACAGCTCGCATCACTGCCCTAG
- a CDS encoding electron transfer flavoprotein subunit beta/FixA family protein: MHAVVCVKQVPEQNSVKITADKQINTDGINPIINLFDEYAIEEALQWAEKNDGQVTVISLGSDDATDSLKKALAMGANEAVLINDPALEHVDSQSAAKVVAAAIKKLDNVNIVFCGKQSTDDETGQFGPALARFLGWSQLTYVFKVHELTESSIVVDRALEDTLETVEASLPVVVTAVKDLNEPRYPSLLKIRKVSKQPIPTWSLGDLGLGGSDVAGNVQVADRVPPPARPSGEMISGNVQTQVSSLVQKLVENQIL, encoded by the coding sequence ATGCACGCAGTAGTTTGTGTTAAGCAAGTTCCTGAACAAAATAGTGTGAAAATCACTGCCGATAAGCAGATTAACACCGACGGAATCAATCCAATTATCAATTTGTTTGATGAATATGCGATTGAAGAAGCCTTGCAGTGGGCCGAAAAGAACGATGGCCAGGTGACCGTGATCAGCCTTGGCAGCGATGATGCCACTGATTCACTCAAAAAAGCCTTGGCTATGGGTGCAAACGAAGCTGTGTTGATCAATGACCCAGCTTTGGAACATGTTGATTCACAAAGCGCTGCCAAAGTTGTTGCCGCCGCGATCAAGAAACTCGATAATGTTAACATCGTGTTTTGTGGCAAGCAAAGCACCGACGACGAAACCGGCCAATTTGGCCCAGCCTTGGCTCGCTTCCTTGGTTGGTCGCAACTTACCTATGTTTTCAAAGTGCACGAATTAACCGAAAGCAGCATTGTGGTTGATCGCGCCTTAGAAGATACCCTCGAAACGGTCGAAGCCTCGTTGCCTGTTGTTGTGACAGCCGTCAAGGATTTGAACGAGCCACGTTACCCATCATTGTTGAAGATTCGCAAAGTCAGCAAGCAACCAATCCCAACCTGGAGTTTAGGCGACCTTGGTCTTGGCGGCAGCGATGTTGCTGGTAATGTCCAAGTTGCTGATCGTGTACCACCACCAGCCCGCCCATCTGGCGAGATGATCAGTGGCAACGTGCAAACCCAAGTTAGCAGCTTAGTGCAAAAATTGGTTGAAAATCAAATCCTATAG
- a CDS encoding peptidase domain-containing ABC transporter → MLSKTLIYRRLPWIRASEGRDCGPSVFASVAHFYKHRITLEQARALVGADRNGTSLAGLRDGGRAIGLESRPAQAIYSALQHIQLPAIAHLKGGEGHYVVIHKWSPTSVIVLDPSRGLRTLSKAEFEAMWSGYLVEFKPTAALKPRDMDVKPFKTLLQLARQHKLILGIVLFFALLATSLGWVTSFFMQILIDSIIPNQDQALLFALGLGLILVSVFQSALQFGRLWLSAKVGQHVHQTYSAQYIDRLLRLPMKVFDVRCIPGLVLRVTQADGVQLALSEGLITILADVAMFLTALGIIAFYNPIAALIAAAALPLVWFVLFALNDRVYNAQLASIIRMEEFTSQMVDVFDCVRTIKVFGAETEYKALLNEKLANFTKSRMDSRVNIALPSAWSVLATSLITASILWYGSSQVFAGRMTPGELVVLFGMVAFYLQPIQRLPATILNLRTALLGIERMDEITTLPDEASRTSEPIALAEVKGEIKFNDVHFAYMRNKMVLKKLNFEIKPGETVAIVGETGSGKTSLANLIAGFYLPTHGDVLIDGISTRNIDPDELRRSISAVFQNTRLLQQSIRENITLMRDTDLELIRNAAKIAQADEFISGQMYGYESQVARGGDNFSSGQGQRITLARALLKNAPILILDEATSNLDSATEQGFLQALEDNRAGRTTVVIAHRLSTILRADRILVMENGEIIESGSHDQLVAQAGHYYNLIKGQITKPTPEPIAMPETHLNQLAA, encoded by the coding sequence ATGCTCAGTAAGACGTTAATTTACCGCCGCTTACCATGGATTCGTGCTTCGGAAGGACGCGATTGCGGCCCTTCGGTCTTTGCATCAGTAGCACATTTCTACAAGCATCGAATTACCTTGGAGCAAGCGCGAGCGTTGGTTGGAGCCGATCGAAATGGCACAAGTTTGGCAGGTTTGCGTGATGGTGGTCGGGCAATTGGGCTTGAATCACGGCCTGCTCAAGCGATTTATAGCGCCTTACAACATATACAATTGCCAGCAATTGCCCACCTCAAGGGTGGCGAAGGCCATTATGTCGTGATTCACAAATGGTCACCAACCTCAGTGATTGTGCTTGACCCCAGTCGTGGCTTGCGCACGCTCAGCAAAGCTGAATTTGAGGCCATGTGGAGCGGCTATTTAGTTGAATTTAAGCCCACCGCAGCGCTCAAACCTCGCGATATGGATGTTAAACCGTTCAAAACGCTCTTGCAGCTCGCCCGCCAGCACAAACTCATTTTGGGCATTGTGCTCTTTTTCGCCTTGCTTGCAACCTCGTTAGGCTGGGTAACCTCGTTTTTTATGCAAATCTTGATCGACTCGATTATCCCAAATCAGGATCAAGCGCTGCTTTTCGCCTTAGGTTTAGGGTTGATTCTCGTTAGTGTGTTTCAATCAGCGCTCCAATTTGGCCGTTTATGGCTTAGTGCCAAGGTTGGGCAGCATGTCCATCAAACCTATTCAGCCCAATATATTGATCGTCTGTTACGCCTACCCATGAAAGTATTTGATGTTCGCTGTATCCCTGGCCTCGTGTTGCGGGTTACCCAAGCCGATGGCGTGCAATTAGCGCTTTCTGAAGGATTAATCACCATTTTGGCCGATGTAGCAATGTTTCTGACTGCATTAGGGATTATCGCATTCTACAACCCAATTGCTGCCTTGATTGCTGCTGCTGCCTTACCACTTGTTTGGTTTGTTTTATTCGCATTGAATGATCGGGTTTATAATGCTCAATTAGCCTCGATTATTCGAATGGAAGAATTTACTTCGCAGATGGTCGATGTATTTGATTGTGTTCGAACAATCAAAGTATTTGGCGCTGAGACTGAATATAAAGCCTTACTCAACGAAAAATTAGCTAATTTCACAAAATCTCGCATGGACAGCCGAGTTAATATCGCATTGCCCAGCGCATGGAGCGTCTTAGCAACCTCATTAATTACTGCCTCGATTTTATGGTATGGCAGCAGCCAAGTATTTGCTGGGCGCATGACTCCAGGCGAGTTAGTTGTTTTGTTTGGGATGGTCGCATTTTATCTCCAACCAATCCAACGTTTACCTGCCACAATTCTCAATCTGCGAACCGCTTTATTGGGCATTGAACGGATGGATGAAATTACAACCTTACCAGACGAAGCTTCACGAACAAGCGAACCAATCGCATTGGCAGAAGTCAAGGGCGAAATTAAGTTCAATGATGTGCATTTTGCCTATATGCGCAACAAAATGGTGCTGAAAAAGCTCAATTTTGAAATCAAGCCTGGCGAAACTGTAGCAATTGTTGGGGAAACAGGCTCAGGTAAGACCTCATTAGCCAACTTGATCGCAGGTTTTTATCTCCCAACTCACGGCGATGTATTAATTGATGGCATCAGTACGCGCAATATCGACCCCGATGAATTACGGCGCTCGATTAGCGCTGTCTTTCAAAATACGCGGCTGTTGCAACAATCGATTCGCGAGAACATTACATTGATGCGCGATACCGATTTAGAATTAATTCGCAATGCAGCCAAAATTGCTCAGGCCGATGAATTTATTTCAGGCCAAATGTATGGCTATGAGTCGCAAGTAGCACGTGGTGGCGATAATTTCTCCTCTGGTCAAGGCCAACGCATCACGCTTGCCCGCGCATTGCTCAAAAATGCACCAATTTTAATTCTCGATGAAGCCACTAGCAACTTGGATAGCGCCACCGAGCAAGGGTTTTTACAAGCCCTCGAAGATAATCGAGCTGGCCGCACTACCGTGGTGATCGCCCACCGTCTGAGCACCATTTTACGCGCCGACCGCATTTTGGTGATGGAGAATGGCGAAATCATCGAATCCGGCAGCCATGACCAACTTGTAGCTCAAGCTGGCCATTACTACAACTTGATCAAAGGCCAAATCACCAAGCCAACCCCCGAGCCAATTGCCATGCCCGAAACCCATTTGAATCAACTCGCGGCCTAG
- a CDS encoding response regulator, with protein sequence MLTATTQISAGVIEDNPQNLEIARVCLIHQLHAHYQGGWRSGQSFITWHSEHLKVGFDLLLLDIHMPKESGIKLYQELRELLPKTKIIAWTADVVPQRVVLYQQVGFDGMIGKPINTKRFPLQIQRILAGEAVWEI encoded by the coding sequence ATGCTTACCGCAACAACCCAAATCTCAGCAGGCGTGATTGAAGATAACCCGCAAAATCTAGAAATTGCGCGGGTTTGTCTGATTCATCAATTGCATGCCCACTATCAAGGTGGCTGGCGTTCAGGCCAGAGTTTCATCACCTGGCACAGCGAACATCTCAAAGTTGGCTTCGATCTTTTATTATTGGATATTCACATGCCCAAGGAGAGTGGCATCAAACTCTATCAAGAACTGCGTGAATTGCTGCCAAAAACCAAAATTATTGCTTGGACAGCCGATGTTGTGCCGCAGCGGGTTGTCTTATACCAACAAGTTGGCTTTGATGGTATGATCGGTAAACCAATTAATACCAAACGTTTTCCATTACAAATCCAGCGAATTTTGGCTGGCGAAGCTGTCTGGGAGATTTAA
- a CDS encoding herpeto-tandem family RiPP (Members of this family are commonly found in the genus Herpetosiphon, encoded by tandem genes.), which yields MEFENTKIEELPVIFGLTYLEEEAAEIEDIVGCLLPIDGYSGTSCDDVDAIP from the coding sequence ATGGAATTCGAGAACACCAAAATCGAAGAACTGCCAGTCATCTTCGGCCTGACCTATCTTGAAGAAGAAGCTGCTGAAATCGAAGATATCGTTGGCTGTTTGCTGCCAATCGATGGCTATTCGGGCACCAGCTGCGACGACGTTGACGCAATTCCCTAG
- a CDS encoding ABC transporter ATP-binding protein, with the protein MTNQSLAARRSSATAKSTAQNPMRLLLILYREDWGKLALASLIYIIKHSPVWIMPLITADIINIIASQGQIGLGRLWFDGFLLLIVLLQNIPTQYVYIRLLSRAIRRMESKLRSMLAQQLQLISIGFYNQRSSGVLQAKVLRDVEIIEQLTRNVFQSFPAAILNLLAAIIVVAFRSPWFLVFFVATVPLAAIVLRTTRNPIQSSNSAFRHQVERLAARLSEMIQLIPITRAHAAEEEEMRKLDRRLVQFQHAGLRLDAVNSLFGAASWVSFNLFNGLCLVVAAWACYTQFLPLAVGDVVLMTSYFSILTGAVMELANLAPQISKGLESVQSVSEILDNDDIEDNEGKQRLNQVAGRFQFNNVHFSYPDTQRSSLYDVTLEVQPGETIAFVGPSGSGKSTLLNLVIGFLQPSAGTILLDGHDLQTIDLRSYRRHISVVSQETLLFDGSVRDNICYGLNDVSEATIEQALRDANALEFVLDMPDGLDTLIGERGTRLSGGQRQRLAIARALIRNPRVLILDEATSALDSISEGLIQEALERLMQGRTTFVVAHRLSTVRNADRIVVIEHGQIVEVGSHQALIEQHGAYAQLQALQA; encoded by the coding sequence ATGACCAATCAATCTCTTGCCGCCCGCCGTTCATCTGCCACCGCCAAATCAACTGCTCAAAACCCCATGCGCCTTTTATTAATCTTATATCGTGAGGATTGGGGTAAATTAGCGCTGGCGAGTCTGATCTATATTATTAAACATAGTCCAGTTTGGATTATGCCGCTGATTACTGCTGACATTATTAATATTATTGCTAGTCAAGGCCAGATCGGGCTTGGACGTTTATGGTTTGATGGATTTTTGTTGTTAATTGTGTTATTGCAGAATATTCCAACCCAGTATGTGTATATTCGCTTGCTGAGCCGTGCGATTCGCCGCATGGAAAGTAAATTACGTTCGATGTTAGCTCAGCAGCTTCAATTAATTTCAATTGGTTTTTACAATCAACGCAGTAGCGGGGTGTTGCAGGCCAAGGTGCTGCGCGATGTGGAGATTATCGAGCAATTAACCCGCAATGTGTTTCAGAGTTTTCCGGCGGCAATTTTAAATTTACTGGCAGCAATTATTGTGGTGGCCTTTCGCTCACCATGGTTTTTAGTCTTTTTTGTGGCAACCGTGCCGCTGGCAGCAATTGTGTTGCGCACCACCCGTAATCCAATTCAATCGAGTAATAGTGCTTTTCGGCATCAAGTTGAGCGTTTGGCTGCACGATTGAGTGAAATGATCCAACTGATCCCAATCACTCGTGCGCACGCCGCCGAAGAAGAAGAAATGCGCAAACTTGATCGGCGCTTGGTGCAGTTTCAACATGCTGGGTTACGCCTCGATGCGGTCAATTCACTATTTGGGGCGGCTTCGTGGGTCAGTTTCAACTTGTTCAATGGTTTGTGTTTAGTCGTCGCTGCTTGGGCTTGCTATACCCAATTTTTGCCCTTGGCCGTGGGCGATGTGGTTTTGATGACCAGCTATTTCTCAATTTTAACTGGTGCGGTGATGGAGCTAGCCAACCTTGCGCCCCAAATTAGCAAAGGCTTGGAATCGGTTCAATCGGTCAGCGAAATTCTGGATAACGATGATATTGAAGATAATGAAGGCAAACAACGCCTAAATCAAGTTGCTGGGCGTTTTCAATTTAATAATGTGCATTTCAGCTACCCCGACACCCAACGTTCATCGCTCTACGACGTGACGTTGGAAGTGCAGCCAGGCGAGACGATTGCCTTCGTTGGCCCATCGGGTTCGGGTAAATCAACCCTGCTTAATTTGGTAATTGGCTTTTTGCAGCCTAGTGCAGGCACAATTTTGCTTGATGGTCATGATCTGCAAACGATTGATTTGCGCAGCTATCGCCGCCATATCTCGGTCGTTTCGCAAGAAACCTTGCTATTCGATGGCTCGGTGCGCGACAATATTTGTTATGGTTTGAATGATGTGAGCGAAGCGACAATTGAGCAAGCCTTGCGCGATGCCAATGCCTTGGAATTTGTGCTCGACATGCCTGATGGCCTCGATACGCTTATTGGCGAGCGCGGCACACGGCTTTCCGGTGGGCAACGTCAGCGCTTAGCAATTGCCCGAGCTTTGATTCGCAACCCACGGGTATTGATTTTGGATGAAGCAACGTCGGCGCTGGATAGCATCTCGGAAGGCTTGATTCAAGAAGCCTTAGAACGTTTGATGCAAGGCCGTACCACCTTTGTCGTGGCCCATCGGCTTTCGACCGTGCGCAACGCTGATCGGATTGTGGTGATTGAGCATGGCCAAATTGTTGAGGTTGGCAGCCATCAAGCCTTGATCGAGCAACATGGAGCCTATGCTCAGTTACAAGCCTTACAAGCCTAA
- a CDS encoding herpeto-tandem family RiPP (Members of this family are commonly found in the genus Herpetosiphon, encoded by tandem genes.): MEFENTKIEELPTIFGLTYLEEEAAEIEDIVGCIVINGFSGTSCDDSDDGYLIP; encoded by the coding sequence ATGGAATTCGAGAACACCAAAATCGAAGAGCTGCCAACAATTTTCGGCCTGACCTACCTCGAAGAAGAAGCTGCCGAAATTGAAGATATTGTTGGTTGTATCGTCATTAATGGCTTCTCGGGCACAAGCTGCGACGATAGCGACGATGGATATCTGATTCCCTAA
- a CDS encoding herpeto-tandem family RiPP (Members of this family are commonly found in the genus Herpetosiphon, encoded by tandem genes.), with protein sequence MRDHTMLVGKTEDVIIFGLTYLEEEAAEIQDVVGCLMPIGSEGYTVTGCDDSDGGNPGEMIP encoded by the coding sequence ATGCGTGATCACACAATGCTGGTAGGAAAAACCGAAGATGTAATCATTTTCGGCCTGACCTACCTCGAAGAAGAAGCTGCTGAAATTCAAGATGTCGTTGGCTGTTTGATGCCAATTGGCAGCGAAGGCTATACCGTTACAGGTTGTGATGATTCCGACGGCGGAAATCCAGGCGAAATGATTCCCTAA
- a CDS encoding herpeto-tandem family RiPP (Members of this family are commonly found in the genus Herpetosiphon, encoded by tandem genes.): protein MEFANIKTEELPVIFGLTYLEEEAAEIEDVVGCIVINGYSGTSCDDSDVPPGTQIP from the coding sequence ATGGAATTTGCAAACATCAAAACTGAAGAACTGCCAGTAATCTTCGGCCTGACCTACCTTGAAGAAGAAGCTGCTGAAATTGAAGATGTTGTTGGTTGTATTGTGATCAACGGTTATTCAGGTACAAGCTGCGATGATAGCGACGTTCCTCCAGGTACTCAGATTCCCTAA
- a CDS encoding response regulator → MLDNAEPILLLAEDAQTDATIVQVIAQRCGWQVVWLKSLFAMWQYCVSMLDREQPPLNCVIMLDMKMPDPAYRNLEGSVLATWLSHAMHEQRLQPVPIFGMTTDKTLHREWEAKIAGCYQLFEKPLRPEHFQRLQQSLNNPMPPTIDGVDQIACEIIRKQHLDIMHTVIAAYQNQAASTPDAAWSLDELRVLLSHLTNSIYCPRHLQQQREHILARAGGLIQLQRSIRDFLTNQQLSTFELKILNRILQGVSQERIAAQEAIGRRKLEATIEHILVAFGLFLSN, encoded by the coding sequence ATGTTGGATAATGCCGAGCCAATTCTGCTGCTGGCTGAGGATGCTCAGACTGATGCCACGATTGTGCAGGTGATTGCCCAACGCTGTGGCTGGCAGGTTGTTTGGCTCAAAAGTCTCTTTGCAATGTGGCAATATTGTGTCAGCATGCTCGATCGTGAGCAGCCGCCGCTCAATTGCGTGATTATGCTTGATATGAAAATGCCTGATCCAGCATATCGCAATTTAGAAGGCTCGGTTTTAGCAACGTGGCTGAGCCATGCCATGCACGAACAACGCTTACAACCAGTGCCAATTTTTGGTATGACGACCGATAAAACTTTGCATCGCGAGTGGGAAGCCAAAATTGCTGGCTGTTATCAATTATTTGAAAAGCCTTTACGACCTGAACATTTTCAGCGTTTACAGCAAAGCTTAAATAATCCCATGCCGCCAACAATCGATGGCGTTGATCAAATTGCTTGTGAGATTATTCGAAAACAACATTTGGATATTATGCACACAGTGATTGCCGCTTATCAAAATCAAGCAGCATCAACTCCCGATGCTGCGTGGTCGTTGGATGAACTACGCGTGCTGTTGAGCCACCTCACCAATTCGATTTATTGCCCACGCCATTTGCAACAACAACGTGAGCACATTTTAGCGCGAGCGGGCGGCTTAATTCAGCTTCAGCGTTCGATCCGCGATTTTCTCACCAATCAACAACTTTCGACCTTTGAGCTAAAAATTCTCAATCGGATTTTGCAAGGCGTTTCGCAAGAGCGCATCGCAGCCCAAGAGGCGATTGGTCGGCGCAAACTTGAGGCAACAATTGAACATATTTTAGTGGCGTTTGGGCTTTTTCTCAGCAATTAA
- a CDS encoding herpeto-tandem family RiPP (Members of this family are commonly found in the genus Herpetosiphon, encoded by tandem genes.): protein MEFENTKTEQLPVIFGLTYLEEEAAEIDDVVGCIMPIDGYSGTSCDDSDQGYQIP, encoded by the coding sequence ATGGAATTTGAGAATACCAAAACCGAACAACTGCCAGTAATCTTTGGCCTGACCTACCTCGAAGAAGAAGCTGCCGAAATTGATGATGTCGTTGGCTGTATTATGCCAATCGATGGTTATTCAGGCACAAGCTGTGATGACAGCGATCAAGGCTATCAGATTCCTTAA